A window of Streptomyces sp. SAI-127 contains these coding sequences:
- the kdpA gene encoding potassium-transporting ATPase subunit KdpA: MGPVLAGVLQLLALIAALALAYVPLGNYMAKVYSSDKHWRVEKWIYKGIGANPNTEMRWPAYLRGVLAFSAVSVVFLYLLQRLQGHLPGSLGFKSIDPDQAFNTAVSFVTNTNWQSYYGEQAMGHVVQTAGLAVQNFVSAAVGIAVAVALVRGFARSRTGELGNFWSDLVRGVTRILLPLSVVAAIVLVACGAIQNFSGIHEVGQFMGGNQQWNGGAVASQEAIKEVGTNGGGYFNANSAHPFENPTPFTNLFEIFLLLVIPFALTRTFGIMVGSIRQGYAILATMATIWVGFIALMMWTEFAHHGPALQIAGGAMEGKETRFGVGASSIFAVSTTLTSTGAVDSFHSSFTGLGGGITMLGMQLGEIAPGGTGSGLYGMLVMAIIAVFIAGLMVGRTPEYLGKKIGTREIKFAACYILITPALVLIFTAAAVALPTPGHSMTNSGAHGFSEILYAYTSAANNNGSAFAGLNADTQWFNTTLGLAMVLGRFLPMVFVLALAGSLAEQKPVPATAGTLRTEKPLFTGLLVGAILIITGLTYFPALALGPLAEGLAS, translated from the coding sequence ATGGGTCCCGTACTCGCCGGCGTGCTCCAGCTGCTCGCGCTCATAGCGGCGCTGGCTCTCGCCTACGTCCCCCTCGGCAACTACATGGCCAAGGTCTACTCCTCCGACAAGCACTGGCGCGTCGAGAAGTGGATCTACAAGGGCATCGGTGCCAATCCGAACACCGAGATGCGCTGGCCGGCCTACCTGCGCGGCGTCCTCGCCTTCTCGGCCGTGAGCGTCGTCTTCCTCTACCTGCTCCAGCGGCTCCAGGGCCACCTGCCCGGCTCGCTCGGCTTCAAGTCGATCGACCCGGACCAGGCGTTCAACACCGCCGTCTCCTTCGTCACGAACACCAACTGGCAGTCGTATTACGGCGAGCAGGCCATGGGCCACGTCGTGCAGACGGCCGGCCTCGCCGTGCAGAACTTCGTGTCGGCCGCGGTCGGTATCGCCGTCGCGGTGGCGCTGGTGCGCGGATTCGCCCGCTCCCGCACCGGTGAGCTGGGCAACTTCTGGTCGGACCTGGTGCGCGGTGTGACCCGCATCCTGCTGCCGCTCTCCGTCGTCGCCGCGATCGTCCTGGTCGCCTGCGGTGCCATCCAGAACTTCTCCGGCATCCACGAGGTCGGCCAGTTCATGGGCGGCAACCAGCAGTGGAACGGCGGCGCGGTCGCCTCGCAGGAGGCCATCAAGGAGGTCGGCACCAACGGCGGCGGCTACTTCAACGCCAACTCCGCCCACCCCTTCGAGAACCCCACCCCCTTCACCAACCTCTTCGAGATCTTCCTGCTGCTGGTCATCCCGTTCGCGCTGACCCGCACCTTCGGCATCATGGTCGGCTCCATCAGGCAGGGTTACGCGATCCTCGCCACCATGGCCACCATCTGGGTCGGCTTCATCGCGCTGATGATGTGGACCGAGTTCGCGCACCACGGCCCGGCACTGCAGATCGCGGGCGGGGCGATGGAGGGCAAGGAGACCCGCTTCGGGGTCGGTGCCTCGTCGATCTTCGCGGTCTCGACCACGCTCACATCGACCGGCGCGGTGGACTCGTTCCACTCGTCGTTCACCGGTCTGGGCGGCGGGATCACCATGCTGGGCATGCAGTTGGGCGAGATCGCGCCCGGCGGTACCGGTTCGGGTCTCTACGGCATGCTGGTCATGGCGATCATCGCGGTGTTCATCGCCGGGCTGATGGTCGGCCGCACGCCCGAGTACCTGGGCAAGAAGATCGGCACCCGCGAGATCAAGTTCGCGGCCTGCTACATCCTCATCACCCCGGCGCTGGTGCTCATCTTCACCGCCGCCGCGGTGGCCCTGCCCACCCCGGGCCACTCGATGACCAACAGCGGCGCGCACGGATTCTCCGAGATCCTGTACGCCTACACGTCCGCCGCCAACAACAACGGTTCGGCCTTCGCCGGTCTGAACGCCGACACCCAGTGGTTCAACACCACCCTGGGGCTGGCCATGGTGCTGGGCCGTTTCCTGCCGATGGTGTTCGTGCTGGCGCTGGCGGGCTCGCTCGCCGAGCAGAAGCCGGTGCCCGCCACCGCAGGCACCCTGCGCACCGAGAAGCCGCTGTTCACCGGCCTGCTGGTGGGCGCGATCCTGATCATCACCGGTCTGACCTACTTCCCGGCCCTCGCGCTGGGGCCGCTGGCCGAGGGGCTGGCGTCATGA
- the kdpF gene encoding K(+)-transporting ATPase subunit F, which produces MTVENVVGLVVAVALLGYLVLALIFPERF; this is translated from the coding sequence GTGACCGTCGAGAACGTCGTCGGCCTGGTCGTGGCCGTCGCCCTGCTGGGCTATCTCGTCCTCGCGCTGATCTTCCCCGAGAGGTTCTGA
- a CDS encoding APC family permease, whose translation MSVLTVEPGATPADEEPPDTGERHRLTAVTGLAALSLDAMASVAYGPEAIVLVLAAAGAHGLGFTLPVTLAIAGLLAVLVASYRQVIAAFPDGGGSYAVAKTHLGARTSLVAAASLVLDYVLNVAVAVTAGVAALTSAFPALYGDRLWLCLAVLALITAVNLRGIVESAKVFIVPTVVFVGSIFVLIGVGLFRSAPVSTATADGHASVLAHNATTVGALLLLKAFASGCSALTGVEAIANAVPSFRVPRAKRAQHAEVALGAVLGLMLIGLSVLISRFHLQPVEGVTVLAQLADASLGHNWAFYLLQFATVILLALSANTSFGGLPVLLKLLARDNYLPHVFALRADRQVHRHGVLALAVVSAALLVFSGGDTNTLVPLFAIGVFVGFTIAQVGMVRHWRQERGRGWRGKALLNGFGALLTGVSTVVVTASKFEEGAWLVAVTLPLLVAAFVAVHRAYARIGERLGLGSIPETPHRERSLVIVPVSSLSRLTSEALTAAASLGDEVRAVTVCYPDPEDRAQLHALERSWAQWDPGVPLVRLTCESRSLGRPIAAYVREVAAAEPATQVTVLIPETEPERLWQRLLQNQRGAVVAHAVRRETDAVICRLRFRLL comes from the coding sequence ATGTCCGTCCTGACTGTCGAGCCGGGCGCGACCCCCGCCGACGAGGAGCCGCCCGATACCGGCGAGCGCCACCGGCTGACCGCCGTCACAGGTCTTGCCGCACTCTCCCTCGACGCGATGGCGTCCGTGGCCTACGGCCCCGAGGCGATCGTCCTCGTGCTGGCCGCAGCCGGCGCCCACGGCCTCGGGTTCACCCTCCCGGTGACCCTGGCGATCGCGGGTCTGCTGGCGGTGCTGGTCGCCTCGTACCGGCAGGTGATAGCCGCCTTCCCCGACGGTGGCGGGTCGTACGCCGTGGCGAAGACCCATCTGGGCGCACGCACGAGCCTGGTCGCGGCCGCCTCGCTGGTCCTGGACTACGTCCTGAACGTCGCTGTCGCCGTCACGGCCGGGGTGGCCGCGCTGACCTCGGCCTTCCCGGCCCTGTACGGCGACCGGCTGTGGCTGTGCCTGGCCGTGCTGGCGCTGATCACGGCGGTCAACCTGCGGGGCATCGTCGAGTCGGCGAAGGTGTTCATCGTGCCGACCGTGGTGTTCGTGGGGTCGATCTTCGTGCTGATCGGCGTTGGGCTGTTCCGGTCCGCCCCCGTCAGTACGGCCACGGCGGACGGGCACGCCTCGGTGCTGGCCCACAACGCCACCACCGTGGGCGCCCTGCTCCTGCTGAAAGCTTTCGCCTCCGGGTGCAGTGCCCTGACGGGCGTCGAGGCCATCGCCAATGCCGTCCCCTCCTTCCGCGTCCCGCGCGCCAAGCGCGCCCAGCACGCGGAGGTCGCGCTCGGTGCCGTCCTCGGTCTGATGCTGATCGGGCTGTCGGTGCTGATTTCCCGCTTCCACCTTCAGCCGGTCGAGGGCGTCACCGTCCTCGCCCAGCTCGCGGACGCCTCCCTCGGCCACAACTGGGCCTTCTACCTCCTTCAGTTCGCCACGGTGATCCTGCTGGCCCTGTCCGCGAACACGTCGTTCGGCGGGCTGCCGGTGCTGCTGAAGCTGCTGGCGCGCGACAACTACCTGCCGCACGTGTTCGCCCTGAGGGCCGACCGTCAGGTCCACCGTCACGGTGTGCTCGCCCTGGCCGTGGTCTCGGCAGCACTGCTGGTGTTCTCCGGCGGCGATACCAACACCCTGGTGCCGCTGTTCGCGATCGGCGTGTTCGTTGGCTTCACCATCGCCCAGGTCGGCATGGTGCGGCACTGGCGGCAGGAGCGAGGGCGGGGCTGGCGGGGCAAGGCCCTGCTGAACGGCTTTGGCGCGCTGCTGACCGGCGTCTCCACCGTCGTCGTCACGGCGAGCAAGTTCGAGGAGGGGGCCTGGCTGGTGGCGGTGACCCTGCCGCTGCTGGTGGCGGCCTTCGTCGCCGTGCACCGCGCCTATGCCCGTATCGGGGAGCGCCTGGGCCTGGGCAGCATCCCCGAGACCCCTCATCGCGAGCGCTCGCTGGTGATCGTCCCCGTGTCCTCTCTCTCCCGCCTGACGTCCGAGGCGCTGACCGCGGCGGCCTCCCTGGGCGACGAGGTGCGCGCGGTCACCGTCTGCTACCCCGACCCGGAGGACAGAGCCCAGCTGCACGCGCTGGAGCGCTCCTGGGCCCAGTGGGACCCCGGGGTGCCGTTGGTCCGGCTGACCTGCGAAAGCCGCAGCCTGGGCCGTCCCATCGCCGCGTACGTGCGCGAGGTCGCCGCGGCGGAACCCGCCACCCAGGTCACCGTGCTGATCCCGGAGACCGAGCCGGAGCGGCTGTGGCAGCGGCTGCTGCAGAACCAGCGCGGCGCAGTCGTCGCCCACGCCGTGCGCAGGGAGACCGACGCGGTCATCTGCCGACTGCGCTTCCGGCTGCTGTGA
- a CDS encoding ATP-binding protein: MSDVRPGRLKVYLGAAPGVGKTYRMLDEGRRRAARGADVVVGFAECHGRSRTEEMLDGLEVIPRTRCSYRGGQFEEMDLAAVLARHPQVAIVDEFAHSNVPGNGRNPKRWQDIEALLAAGIDVVTALNIQHLESLNDVVEKITHVPQHQTVPDDIVRRAHQVELVDMPPDGLRRRMAHGNIYAPDKVDAALANYFRPGNLTALRQLALLWVADRVDEALQDYRSQHGIGGVWETRERVVVALTGGPEGDTLVRRAARIAARSAGGDLLAVHVARSDGLAAGVSHASLTRQRQLVEDLGGSYHSVVGDDIASALVDFARAENATQLVLGTSRRGRLERFLTGPGTGETVTALSGDIDVHRVTHERAGRGTLLPSRRRTLSTARQIAGPVAGLVLPVLLTVVLTQVRGTVNLTSEALLFLLTVVGVACIGGVLSALIASVTASLLLNYWFIPPIGSFTLEDPNALLALGVFATVAVTVAAVVDRSLRLSRRSARATAEAETMSSLAGSIVRGGATIPALLERTRETFGMETAELVDEPPDAEDITVVPAGPEAWLALRGRTLSSSERRVLAAFAAHVGSAVERARLAEAAAEVEPVRAADRMRTALLRAVGHDLRTPLAAGWAAVTSLRSRDVEFSPEDRDELLATADESMAKLNRLVENLLDLSRLEAGVLTLNLRATTLEEVLPMALADVPGAEVRDMEEVPAVLADPPLLERVVANLVGNAARHNPPGQKVLVTASALAGRVELRVVDRGPGLPPTGRDRLFEPFQRLGDTDNTTGLGLGLALARGLTEAMNGTLTPEDTPGGGLTMVVSLPFAEQTESVPSPTGPHHPRGARNVGGA, translated from the coding sequence ATGAGTGACGTACGGCCCGGACGACTGAAGGTCTACCTCGGGGCGGCCCCGGGGGTGGGCAAGACCTACCGGATGCTCGACGAGGGGCGGCGCCGTGCCGCCCGCGGCGCGGATGTGGTGGTCGGCTTCGCCGAATGCCACGGCCGGTCCCGCACGGAAGAGATGCTCGACGGCCTGGAGGTCATCCCGCGAACCCGATGTTCGTACCGTGGCGGGCAGTTCGAGGAGATGGACCTCGCCGCGGTCCTCGCGCGCCACCCGCAAGTGGCGATCGTCGACGAGTTCGCCCACAGCAACGTCCCCGGGAACGGCCGCAATCCCAAGCGCTGGCAGGACATCGAGGCCTTGCTCGCCGCCGGCATCGACGTCGTCACGGCGCTGAACATCCAGCACCTGGAGTCCCTCAACGACGTGGTCGAGAAGATCACGCACGTGCCGCAGCACCAGACGGTGCCCGACGACATCGTCCGGCGCGCCCACCAGGTGGAGCTGGTGGACATGCCGCCCGACGGACTGCGCCGCCGCATGGCGCACGGCAACATCTACGCCCCCGACAAGGTCGACGCGGCTCTCGCCAACTACTTCCGGCCCGGAAACCTCACCGCACTGCGCCAGCTCGCGCTGCTGTGGGTGGCCGACCGGGTCGACGAGGCCCTCCAGGACTATCGCTCGCAACACGGCATCGGCGGCGTGTGGGAGACACGGGAGCGGGTCGTCGTCGCGCTGACCGGCGGGCCGGAGGGCGACACGCTGGTCCGGCGGGCCGCCCGGATCGCCGCCCGGTCGGCCGGCGGCGATCTGCTCGCCGTGCACGTGGCCCGCAGCGACGGACTCGCCGCCGGGGTCTCGCACGCGTCACTGACCCGTCAGCGCCAACTGGTGGAGGACCTCGGCGGCAGCTACCACTCCGTCGTCGGCGACGACATAGCCTCCGCGCTGGTGGACTTCGCCCGGGCCGAGAACGCCACCCAGCTGGTCCTCGGCACGAGCCGCCGGGGCCGCCTGGAGCGGTTCCTGACGGGGCCGGGCACGGGAGAGACCGTGACCGCTCTGTCGGGCGACATCGACGTCCACCGCGTCACCCACGAGCGCGCCGGCCGTGGCACCCTGCTGCCGTCCCGGCGCCGCACCCTGTCCACGGCCCGGCAGATCGCGGGGCCGGTGGCCGGTCTGGTGCTGCCGGTGCTGCTCACGGTCGTCCTCACCCAGGTACGCGGGACGGTCAACCTGACCAGCGAGGCGCTGCTGTTCTTGCTCACGGTGGTCGGCGTGGCCTGCATAGGCGGGGTCCTGTCGGCGCTGATCGCGTCGGTGACGGCGTCCCTGCTGCTGAACTACTGGTTCATCCCACCCATCGGCTCGTTCACGCTCGAGGACCCCAACGCGCTTCTCGCGCTCGGGGTGTTCGCGACGGTGGCCGTCACCGTGGCCGCCGTCGTCGACCGCTCGCTGCGTCTGTCCCGCCGCTCGGCCCGGGCCACGGCCGAGGCCGAGACCATGTCGTCACTGGCCGGCAGCATCGTGCGGGGCGGAGCGACGATCCCGGCACTGCTGGAACGCACCCGGGAGACCTTCGGCATGGAGACGGCGGAACTCGTCGATGAGCCGCCCGATGCCGAGGACATCACGGTGGTGCCCGCGGGGCCGGAGGCGTGGCTGGCGCTGCGTGGACGCACCCTGTCGTCCTCCGAGCGGCGGGTGCTGGCCGCGTTCGCCGCGCACGTGGGGTCGGCCGTCGAGCGGGCCCGGCTGGCGGAGGCGGCGGCAGAGGTGGAGCCCGTCAGGGCCGCCGACCGGATGCGTACGGCGCTGCTGCGGGCCGTCGGACACGACCTGCGCACTCCGCTCGCCGCCGGCTGGGCGGCCGTGACCTCGCTGCGCAGCCGTGATGTGGAGTTCTCGCCGGAGGACCGCGACGAACTCCTGGCCACGGCCGACGAGTCCATGGCCAAGCTGAACCGCCTCGTGGAGAACCTCCTCGACCTCAGCCGCCTGGAAGCGGGGGTCCTCACACTGAATCTGCGGGCCACGACCCTGGAGGAGGTGCTCCCGATGGCGCTGGCGGACGTGCCGGGGGCCGAGGTGCGGGACATGGAGGAGGTCCCGGCCGTGCTGGCTGATCCGCCGCTGCTGGAGCGCGTCGTCGCCAACCTCGTCGGTAACGCTGCCCGCCACAATCCACCTGGGCAGAAGGTGCTGGTCACCGCCAGCGCCCTCGCGGGCCGGGTCGAACTGCGGGTCGTGGACCGCGGCCCTGGCCTCCCGCCGACCGGCCGCGACCGCCTCTTCGAGCCCTTCCAACGGCTCGGCGACACAGACAACACCACCGGACTCGGCCTCGGACTCGCCCTCGCCCGGGGCCTGACCGAGGCGATGAACGGGACCCTCACCCCCGAGGACACCCCCGGCGGCGGCCTGACCATGGTCGTGTCGCTGCCCTTCGCCGAGCAGACGGAGTCGGTGCCCTCCCCGACCGGCCCGCACCACCCGCGTGGTGCGCGCAACGTAGGTGGTGCGTGA
- a CDS encoding Na+/H+ antiporter: protein MRGVGTVLALVILATVVATFARRWRIPAPSLLVVAGLTVAMLPGTPDIEISPEIIGLVVLPPLLYASAEELSWRELRAVWKPVGILAIGLVLASAAAVGWVASLVTPLSWQMAFVLGAILASTDPVAVTALGRRLALPPKVQMLVQAESLFNDATSLVLYRVAVSVAVATAAVGWGSAGSEFVVLAGGGTLIGAAVAGVVALIRRRTEDPVLETVIALVTPYAAYVLAEAAHTSGVTSVVVAGVVLGGRGDRLTNARIRLQLHAVYGTVVFLLESVVFSLIGLALPAQVQALDDGDRAWPLYALAVAGTLIAVRLLWLAPLSAVVQRKGGIQRMNWRVPLVLTWAGTRGVVPLAAALSIPETTKAGAALADRPLVLVLTTSVVVVTLVVQGFTLAPVVRRSGIALEPDHTEREEASARCHLADAGIRRLDELSDLEAVPDVVVERLRRGLTARLDDARDRLAEDNTNAAPAGSADLVYRRLRRDLIAVEALELQRLYDDHAISDTTRRRLQRSLDLEEARLADA from the coding sequence ATGCGCGGCGTCGGCACGGTTCTGGCTCTGGTCATCCTGGCCACCGTCGTGGCGACCTTCGCCCGCCGTTGGCGCATTCCCGCGCCCTCCCTGCTCGTCGTCGCCGGCCTGACTGTCGCCATGCTGCCGGGCACCCCGGACATCGAGATCAGCCCGGAAATCATCGGCCTCGTCGTACTGCCACCACTGCTGTACGCCAGTGCGGAGGAACTGTCCTGGCGTGAGCTGCGCGCGGTGTGGAAGCCGGTCGGGATCCTCGCGATCGGACTGGTGCTGGCCTCCGCGGCGGCCGTCGGCTGGGTCGCGTCGCTGGTCACTCCCCTGTCGTGGCAGATGGCTTTCGTGCTCGGCGCGATCCTGGCCAGCACCGACCCGGTCGCGGTCACGGCCCTGGGCCGACGGCTCGCGCTGCCGCCGAAGGTCCAGATGCTCGTGCAGGCGGAGAGCTTGTTCAACGACGCGACCTCGCTCGTCCTGTACCGCGTCGCGGTGAGCGTCGCCGTGGCCACCGCGGCGGTCGGCTGGGGCTCGGCAGGCAGTGAGTTCGTGGTGCTCGCGGGCGGCGGCACGCTCATCGGCGCCGCGGTCGCCGGGGTGGTCGCGCTGATCCGACGGCGCACCGAGGACCCGGTGCTGGAGACGGTGATCGCCCTGGTCACGCCGTACGCCGCCTATGTCCTCGCGGAGGCGGCACACACCTCCGGGGTCACGTCCGTGGTGGTCGCGGGCGTGGTCCTCGGCGGCCGCGGCGACCGGCTGACCAACGCCCGCATCCGGCTCCAACTGCACGCTGTCTACGGCACCGTGGTGTTCCTCTTGGAGAGCGTGGTGTTCTCCCTCATCGGCCTGGCCCTGCCCGCACAGGTGCAGGCACTGGACGACGGCGACCGGGCCTGGCCGCTGTACGCCCTCGCAGTGGCAGGCACGCTGATCGCGGTACGGCTGCTGTGGCTGGCGCCCCTGTCGGCCGTGGTGCAGCGCAAGGGCGGCATCCAGCGGATGAACTGGCGGGTGCCGCTCGTCCTGACCTGGGCGGGCACCCGGGGAGTCGTCCCCCTGGCCGCAGCCCTCTCCATCCCCGAGACCACGAAAGCGGGTGCGGCACTGGCGGACCGTCCCCTGGTCCTCGTCCTGACCACCTCGGTCGTGGTCGTCACCCTCGTCGTCCAGGGCTTCACCCTCGCCCCGGTGGTGCGCCGCTCCGGCATCGCCCTGGAGCCCGACCACACCGAGCGCGAGGAAGCATCAGCCCGCTGCCACCTGGCCGACGCCGGCATCCGCCGCCTCGACGAGCTCTCCGACCTCGAAGCCGTACCGGACGTCGTCGTCGAACGCCTCCGCCGGGGCCTCACCGCCCGCCTCGACGACGCCCGCGACCGCCTCGCCGAAGACAACACGAACGCGGCTCCGGCCGGGTCCGCCGACCTTGTCTACCGCCGGCTGCGCCGCGACCTGATCGCCGTGGAAGCCCTGGAACTGCAACGCCTCTACGACGACCACGCCATCAGCGACACAACGCGGAGGAGGCTCCAGCGCTCCCTCGACCTGGAGGAGGCCCGGCTGGCGGATGCCTGA